The Cohaesibacter intestini genome includes a window with the following:
- a CDS encoding cysteine desulfurase family protein: MTMLRAYLDHNATSPLRPGVRDVMLAAWEVSGNPSSVHMEGRAARGLIEKARLQVADLVGARAGDVIFTSGASEANMLALSPEMKEAYAPSPASHLYLSAIEHPSVREGGRFAAQAVSEIPVNSDGIVDLAALRTMLDAHDPAAGRAMIAVMAVNSETGVIQPINAIGQLASEFNAYFHLDAVQAAGRIPLLMAEIGCSSLSLSAHKLGGPKGVGALVMAAEGLEPQPLITGGPQENRLRAGTENVAGIAGFGEACFNAENALTSDNGIAKQKALRDAFEAALVAMAPEGIIFGQQSPRVGNSCQFAIPGLKGETTLIQLDLGGVAVSSGSACSSGKVMASHVLTAMGYSVDVASGAIRVSFGWSSEEADLSRLIMQLRKICEKNSINTARLVENA; this comes from the coding sequence ATAACGATGCTCAGAGCTTATCTTGATCATAATGCGACATCTCCTTTACGTCCCGGCGTGCGCGATGTGATGCTGGCTGCTTGGGAGGTGAGCGGAAATCCGTCGTCCGTGCATATGGAAGGACGGGCAGCGCGTGGCTTGATAGAGAAGGCGCGGCTGCAGGTGGCGGATTTGGTTGGTGCGCGGGCAGGGGATGTGATTTTCACCTCCGGGGCCAGTGAAGCCAATATGCTGGCCTTGTCGCCCGAGATGAAAGAGGCTTATGCGCCAAGCCCGGCTTCGCATTTGTATTTGAGCGCCATTGAGCATCCGTCTGTTCGCGAAGGCGGGCGCTTTGCAGCTCAGGCGGTAAGCGAAATTCCTGTCAATAGCGACGGAATTGTTGATCTGGCCGCTTTGCGCACCATGCTGGACGCTCATGACCCTGCCGCGGGACGGGCGATGATTGCTGTCATGGCGGTCAACAGCGAGACCGGCGTCATTCAGCCAATCAATGCAATTGGTCAGCTAGCCTCCGAGTTCAATGCCTATTTTCATCTTGATGCGGTGCAGGCGGCCGGACGCATCCCGCTTCTCATGGCCGAGATAGGCTGTAGCAGCCTGTCTCTGTCTGCGCATAAGCTCGGTGGACCGAAAGGGGTCGGGGCGTTGGTGATGGCAGCAGAGGGACTGGAGCCTCAGCCGCTGATCACTGGGGGGCCGCAGGAAAATCGTTTGCGTGCAGGCACCGAGAATGTCGCAGGCATCGCTGGCTTTGGTGAGGCCTGTTTCAATGCGGAAAACGCGCTGACATCTGATAATGGCATTGCCAAGCAAAAAGCCTTGCGCGACGCCTTTGAAGCCGCGCTTGTTGCCATGGCACCCGAAGGGATCATTTTCGGTCAACAAAGCCCGCGTGTTGGCAATAGCTGCCAGTTTGCCATTCCGGGTCTGAAGGGCGAAACAACCTTGATTCAGCTTGATCTGGGTGGCGTTGCCGTCAGTTCCGGCTCGGCCTGCTCGTCAGGCAAGGTAATGGCCTCTCATGTGTTGACCGCAATGGGATATAGCGTGGATGTGGCCAGTGGAGCCATCCGGGTAAGCTTTGGTTGGAGCAGCGAAGAGGCGGATTTGTCGCGACTGATCATGCAATTGCGGAAAATATGCGAGAAAAACTCAATAAATACGGCCCGCCTTGTTGAGAATGCCTAG
- a CDS encoding alpha/beta hydrolase, producing MPEVIFNGPAGRLEGRLHPSKNRKAPIALILHPHPRFGGTMNNEIIYNLYYMFARRGFTVLRFNFRGVGRSQGTFDHGVGELSDAAAALDWVQTYHSEAPGVWIAGFSFGAWIGMQLLMRRPEVEGFISIAPPANLYDFSFLAPCPSSGLITHGGMDKVVPHKDVQALVDKLKTQKGIVIDQEIIPGANHFFKEETDQLINVCANYLDRRIGFDPSQLEDVTEGGDQAESALQI from the coding sequence ATGCCAGAGGTGATCTTCAATGGCCCTGCGGGGCGCCTGGAAGGCCGTTTGCATCCGTCAAAGAATCGCAAGGCTCCCATTGCACTTATTCTTCATCCGCACCCCCGCTTTGGCGGCACGATGAACAACGAGATTATCTATAATCTCTATTATATGTTCGCACGACGTGGCTTCACCGTGCTGCGCTTCAACTTCCGCGGTGTCGGCCGATCACAGGGTACGTTTGACCACGGTGTTGGCGAACTGTCTGACGCAGCCGCCGCGCTCGATTGGGTCCAGACCTATCATTCCGAAGCACCGGGTGTCTGGATTGCCGGCTTCTCCTTTGGCGCCTGGATCGGCATGCAGCTCCTGATGCGCCGTCCGGAAGTCGAGGGCTTCATTTCGATTGCCCCGCCGGCCAACCTTTATGATTTTTCCTTCCTTGCCCCTTGTCCGTCCTCCGGTCTCATCACCCATGGCGGCATGGACAAGGTGGTGCCACACAAAGATGTGCAGGCCCTCGTTGACAAGCTGAAAACCCAGAAGGGCATTGTCATCGATCAGGAAATCATTCCTGGTGCCAACCACTTCTTCAAGGAAGAAACCGATCAGCTGATCAATGTCTGTGCCAACTATCTCGATCGCCGTATCGGCTTTGATCCATCCCAGCTTGAGGATGTGACCGAAGGCGGAGATCAGGCAGAAAGCGCCCTTCAGATCTAG
- a CDS encoding tryptophan 7-halogenase, whose protein sequence is MILLRAASRCLLLAFALVLIAPSGAQADMDAWSAYLAKREVQTGKEIGDLDLIHDRWLMRSRSLESVYLGFPMTRMTYDKRYILPDTDAFAALEGLFKEPKVGLRFAPDGIKLAFIGMPFEKKRKLYDLSTKTRVWAELFLDRKRIANTDVYMVNPVAFILPMNFLEGLDEKGFLARMQEGWQWRVRVYYGDEVGYVYSGPLAEAEKALTMVRDELDWRQAQKARGATSQSNLDFW, encoded by the coding sequence ATGATCCTTCTGCGCGCCGCGTCGCGATGTCTTCTGCTTGCCTTTGCTCTTGTTCTGATCGCACCTTCTGGCGCTCAGGCTGACATGGATGCGTGGTCTGCCTATCTTGCCAAGCGCGAGGTGCAGACCGGCAAGGAGATTGGTGATCTTGACTTGATTCATGATCGCTGGTTGATGCGCTCACGCAGTCTGGAAAGCGTTTATCTGGGCTTTCCGATGACCCGGATGACCTATGACAAGCGCTATATTCTGCCTGATACAGATGCCTTCGCCGCGTTGGAAGGCCTTTTCAAGGAACCCAAGGTGGGCTTGCGGTTTGCGCCAGACGGCATCAAACTCGCCTTCATCGGCATGCCTTTTGAGAAAAAGCGCAAACTGTATGATCTGTCTACCAAGACAAGGGTGTGGGCCGAGTTGTTCCTTGATCGCAAAAGGATCGCCAACACCGATGTCTATATGGTCAATCCGGTGGCCTTCATTCTGCCGATGAATTTCCTTGAGGGACTGGACGAGAAAGGCTTCCTTGCGCGGATGCAGGAGGGCTGGCAATGGCGGGTTCGGGTCTATTATGGCGACGAGGTGGGCTATGTCTATTCTGGCCCGCTGGCTGAAGCGGAAAAGGCGTTGACCATGGTGCGTGATGAGCTTGACTGGCGTCAGGCGCAAAAAGCCCGAGGGGCGACGTCGCAGAGCAATCTGGATTTCTGGTAA
- a CDS encoding anhydro-N-acetylmuramic acid kinase yields the protein MAKNDAKMSIAVGLMSGTSCDGVDAALIETDGTQFVRPLASVFRPYSDEEQGLLRQALVDARDLKDRTARPGALAKAEDLITEAHKQAVESLLASDKGKKHRPDVIGFHGQTVWHDPANRLTVQIGDGQALADSFGLPVVYDFRAADVALGGQGAPLVPVYHSAIQQQLDLPLPIAFVNIGGVANITFMGASGMMMAFDCGPGNALINDFVREKAGLDMDEGGKIARTGSIDYLVLATIMADPYFRKPAPKSLDRNAFDMSAVMDKSLEDGAATLAALTAETIALGLEHMEQLERHPAEMVVICGGGQHNQFLMDQLRGALDMPVMPADDLGWKGDTMEAEAFGYLAVRSQLGLPLTYPGTTGVAKPTRGGVLAEPSVADNA from the coding sequence ATGGCTAAGAATGACGCAAAAATGTCGATCGCTGTGGGTCTGATGAGCGGAACGTCCTGCGATGGTGTGGATGCCGCCCTGATCGAGACAGACGGTACGCAATTTGTCCGTCCGCTTGCGTCGGTCTTTCGTCCCTATAGCGATGAAGAACAAGGCCTGTTGAGACAGGCGCTTGTGGATGCGCGCGATCTCAAGGACCGCACAGCGCGTCCGGGTGCGCTTGCCAAGGCTGAAGACCTGATCACCGAGGCGCACAAACAGGCTGTTGAAAGCCTGTTGGCCAGTGACAAGGGCAAAAAGCACCGTCCCGACGTGATTGGCTTTCACGGTCAGACGGTTTGGCATGATCCGGCCAATCGTCTGACGGTGCAGATCGGCGATGGGCAGGCACTGGCCGATTCCTTTGGGTTGCCGGTGGTCTATGATTTCCGAGCAGCAGATGTGGCACTTGGCGGGCAGGGCGCGCCTTTGGTGCCGGTCTATCACTCTGCCATCCAGCAGCAGCTCGATTTGCCGCTGCCGATTGCCTTTGTCAATATTGGTGGGGTTGCCAACATCACCTTCATGGGCGCCAGCGGCATGATGATGGCCTTTGATTGTGGGCCGGGCAATGCGCTGATCAATGATTTCGTGCGCGAAAAGGCCGGGCTGGACATGGATGAAGGCGGCAAAATCGCGCGCACCGGGTCGATTGACTATCTGGTGCTGGCGACCATTATGGCCGATCCCTATTTCCGCAAGCCGGCCCCCAAATCCCTTGACCGGAATGCCTTTGACATGTCCGCTGTGATGGACAAGAGCCTTGAAGATGGCGCGGCGACCCTTGCAGCCCTGACCGCCGAAACCATTGCACTTGGCCTTGAGCATATGGAGCAATTGGAGCGGCACCCGGCCGAAATGGTCGTGATCTGTGGCGGCGGGCAGCATAATCAGTTTCTGATGGACCAGCTGCGCGGTGCCTTGGACATGCCGGTCATGCCAGCGGATGATCTGGGATGGAAGGGCGACACGATGGAGGCGGAAGCCTTCGGCTATTTGGCTGTGCGGTCACAATTGGGATTGCCGCTGACTTATCCGGGCACAACCGGAGTTGCAAAGCCGACACGCGGTGGTGTGCTGGCCGAGCCTTCCGTGGCTGATAATGCTTGA
- the tyrS gene encoding tyrosine--tRNA ligase produces the protein MTAFKSDFLHTLNERGFIHQCSDPEGLDQLFCKETVTAYTGYDCTAASLHVGNLVSIMMLHWLQQTGHRPITLMGGGTTMVGDPSGRDETRQLLTPAKIQDNKESIRDIFAKLLTFGEGATDAVQVDNADWLLKLNYIEFLRDVGSKFSVNQMLARDSVRLRLEREQALSFIELNYMILQAYDYTVLNKEYGCRLQMGGSDQWGNIVSGIDLCRRMNQTETFALTVPLITKSDGSKMGKSVDGAVWLRGDMYSPYDYWQFWRNAGDADVGRFLRLYTTMPMDEVKRLEALEGNELNEAKKILATEATALIHGRAAAEEAAETARKTFEAGQASAANLPTIDIAQSDLDAGLGVLSAFVTAGLAKSNGEARRSIKGGAFKLNDAPVADETALITKADLNPDGVIKLSMGKKKHVLLKLS, from the coding sequence ATGACCGCCTTCAAATCCGACTTTCTACACACCCTGAATGAGCGTGGCTTCATTCATCAGTGCTCGGACCCGGAAGGGCTGGATCAACTCTTTTGCAAGGAAACGGTTACTGCTTATACGGGCTATGATTGCACCGCAGCCTCCCTGCATGTGGGCAATCTGGTTTCCATCATGATGCTGCATTGGCTACAGCAGACCGGCCACCGCCCGATCACCCTGATGGGTGGCGGCACCACCATGGTGGGCGATCCGTCCGGCCGCGATGAAACGCGCCAACTGCTGACTCCAGCCAAAATTCAGGACAACAAGGAAAGCATCCGTGATATCTTCGCCAAGCTGCTGACCTTTGGCGAAGGCGCAACCGACGCCGTTCAGGTTGACAATGCGGACTGGCTCCTGAAGCTCAATTATATCGAATTCCTGCGCGATGTCGGATCGAAATTCTCGGTCAACCAGATGCTGGCCCGCGATTCCGTTCGTTTGCGCCTTGAGCGCGAACAGGCCCTCTCCTTCATCGAGCTCAACTACATGATCCTTCAGGCCTATGACTACACGGTGCTGAATAAGGAATATGGCTGCCGCTTGCAGATGGGTGGATCGGACCAATGGGGCAACATCGTCTCCGGTATTGACCTGTGCCGCCGGATGAACCAGACCGAGACCTTCGCATTGACCGTACCACTGATCACCAAGTCGGACGGCTCGAAAATGGGCAAGTCTGTCGATGGCGCGGTCTGGCTGCGAGGCGACATGTATAGCCCATACGATTACTGGCAGTTCTGGCGCAATGCCGGCGACGCCGATGTCGGTCGCTTCCTACGGCTCTACACCACCATGCCGATGGATGAAGTGAAACGCCTTGAGGCACTGGAAGGCAACGAGCTGAACGAAGCCAAGAAGATTCTGGCAACCGAAGCCACTGCTCTGATCCATGGCCGTGCTGCCGCTGAGGAAGCCGCCGAGACTGCTCGCAAGACCTTTGAAGCCGGTCAGGCGTCAGCCGCCAACCTGCCGACGATCGACATTGCGCAAAGTGATCTCGATGCAGGTCTGGGCGTTCTGAGTGCCTTTGTCACAGCTGGCCTTGCCAAATCCAACGGTGAAGCCCGCCGCTCGATCAAGGGTGGCGCCTTCAAGCTCAATGACGCCCCAGTCGCCGATGAGACCGCCTTGATCACCAAAGCCGATCTCAATCCGGATGGCGTCATCAAGCTGTCCATGGGCAAGAAGAAGCATGTGTTGCTCAAACTGAGCTAG